The Benincasa hispida cultivar B227 chromosome 9, ASM972705v1, whole genome shotgun sequence genome has a segment encoding these proteins:
- the LOC120085560 gene encoding oligopeptide transporter 1-like: MTKAKDGDGIPQFNLPEENIESNFEKTREEANDSPIEEVRLTVPPTDDPSEPALTFRTWVLGLTSCCLLAFVNQFFGFRQNQLYVSSVSAQILVLPLGKLMAATIPSTSFRIPLTKWSFSLNPGPFTLKEHVLITIFANSGSNSVYALNIVTIVKAFYHRNLHPLAAMLLSQTTQMLGYGWAGLFRRYLVDSPYMWWPANLVQVSLFRALHEKDKRPRGGHTRLQFFFMVFISSFAYYLVPSYLFPSISCISFVCLIWRNSITAQQIGSGLRGLGIGSFGIDWSTVAGFLGSPLATPGFAIVNILIGFFMVVYVMNPIVYWSNLYEAKRFPMISAHTFDFTGKTYNISRILNAKTFDLDQANYDGYSKLYLSAFFAFNYGLSFATLTATISHVALFHGKTIWQMWRRTASAVGDQLGDVHTRLMKKNYKAVPQWWFYTVLMIMVALALYACEGFNKQLQLPWWGILLACGIALFFTLPIGIIQATTNTQPGLNVITELIIGYMYPGRPLANVTFKTYGYISMSQALMFLSDFKLGHYMKIPPRSMFLVQLVGTVVASSVYFGTAWWLLTTVEHICDPALLPEGSPWTCPGDDVFYNASIIWGVVGPLRMFGKLGVYPEMNWFFLIGLLAPVPVWWLSRRFPNQEWIRLINMPIIFGGGLGIPPARAVNYLMWGVVGIFFNFYIYRKHKGWWARHNYILSAALDAGVAFMGVLIYFTLQSKDIIGPNWWGLDSTDRCPLASCPTAPGIVAKGCPVH, encoded by the exons atgACAAAAGCAAAAGATGGGGATGGGATCCCTCAATTCAACCTACCAGAGGAAAATATTGAATCCAACTTCGAAAAAACTC GGGAGGAGGCGAATGACAGTCCAATTGAGGAAGTAAGGCTGACAGTTCCACCAACTGATGACCCTTCAGAGCCAGCCTTGACATTCAGAACATGGGTTCTTGGGCTTACATCTTGCTGTCTTTTGGCTTTTGTAAACCAATTCTTTGGTTTTCGCCAGAATCAGCTTTATGTTTCCTCAGTTTCTGCACAGATTCTTGTTCTTCCTCTGGGAAAATTGATGGCTGCAACTATTCCATCTACCTCTTTTCGAATTCCACTCACCAAATGGTCGTTTTCCTTGAATCCAGGGCCGTTTACTCTCAAAGAACATGTCCTGATCACTATTTTCGCCAATTCTGGATCGAATAGTGTCTATGCTTTGAATATAGTCACGATTGTTAAGGCATTTTACCACAGAAATCTCCATCCTCTGGCAGCCATGTTGTTATCACAAACCACTCAG ATGCTAGGATATGGATGGGCTGGGTTGTTCAGAAGATACCTAGTTGACTCCCCATATATGTGGTGGCCTGCAAATTTAGTTCAGGTTTCTCTATTCAG GGCATTGCATGAAAAAGACAAGAGACCAAGAGGAGGCCATACAAGACTACAATTCTTCTTCATGGTTTTTATATCAAGTTTTGCTTACTACCTCGTCCCAAGCTACCTCTTCCCCTCAATATCTTGCATCTCATTTGTTTGTTTGATATGGAGAAACTCCATTACTGCCCAACAGATTGGTTCTGGCCTTCGTGGCCTCGGCATTGGCTCATTCGGGATTGATTGGTCAACTGTTGCTGGCTTCCTGGGAAGCCCTCTGGCCACACCTGGCTTTGCAATCGTCAATATCTTAATTGGATTTTTCATGGTCGTCTATGTAATGAACCCCATTGTCTACTGGTCAAATCTTTATGAAGCTAAGCGATTTCCCATGATTTCTGCTCACACTTTTGACTTCACTGGTAAAACCTACAATATTTCTCGAATTCTTAATGCCAAGACATTTGACTTAGATCAGGCAAACTATGATGGCTATAGCAAACTCTACCTCAGCGCCTTCTTTGCTTTTAATTACGGATTGAGTTTTGCCACATTGACAGCAACTATCTCACATGTTGCTCTTTTCCATGGAAA AACAATCTGGCAAATGTGGAGAAGAACAGCAAGTGCAGTTGGTGATCAGCTGGGAGATGTGCACACCAGACTGATGAAGAAGAATTACAAGGCAGTTCCTCAATGGTGGTTTTACACCGTACTGATGATAATGGTGGCTCTGGCCTTGTACGCTTGTGAAGGTTTCAACAAACAACTCCAACTTCCCTGGTGGGGAATTTTACTAGCTTGCGGGATTGCGTTGTTCTTCACCTTACCCATAGGGATCATTCAAGCAACAACAAACACG CAACCAGGGCTTAATGTGATTACTGAGTTGATTATCGGGTACATGTATCCCGGGAGGCCACTAGCCAATGTGACCTTCAAGACATATGGGTATATCAGTATGTCACAAGCTCTTATGTTTCTTAGTGATTTCAAATTAGGCCACTATATGAAGATTCCCCCGAGATCAATGTTCCTCGTTCAG TTAGTTGGAACAGTAGTTGCTTCAAGTGTCTACTTTGGCACAGCCTGGTGGCTTCTCACAACAGTCGAACACATCTGTGATCCAGCCTTGCTGCCAGAAGGAAGTCCATGGACATGCCCTGGTGATGACGTTTTCTACAATGCATCCATCATATGGGGAGTTGTTGGGCCGCTCAGAATGTTTGGAAAGTTAGGTGTTTACCCAGAGATGAACTGGTTCTTCCTTATTGGCTTACTTGCCCCAGTCCCTGTATGGTGGCTTTCCCGCCGATTCCCCAACCAAGAGTGGATTAGACTTATAAATATGCCCATCATATTTGGAGGTGGTTTGGGCATTCCACCAGCTAGAGCAGTGAACTATCTGATGTGGGGTGTTGTAGggattttctttaatttctatatCTACAGGAAGCACAAGGGATGGTGGGCAAGGCATAACTATATATTGTCAGCTGCTTTGGATGCTGGGGTTGCTTTCATGGGGGTTCTCATATATTTCACCCTTCAATCAAAGGATATAATAGGTCCAAACTGGTGGGGACTCGACAGCACAGACCGTTGTCCATTGGCCTCCTGTCCTACTGCACCCGGAATAGTGGCCAAAGGGTGCCCTGTCCATTGA
- the LOC120085561 gene encoding pentatricopeptide repeat-containing protein At5g66520-like — MICSLSLLHVPPLHHRASSTPNPMTHLLHNFTSPFELKQVHAHLLKTNSPLSSLPLSRVASVCALNSSFSYAKLIFDLLDASEVALWNTCLRSFAEGDSPVDAISLFYRLREFDICPDNYTCSFVLKACSRLLDVRNGRVVHGYVEKLGLQSNMFLQNMIVHLYALCGEMGVARKVFDKMPQRDVITWNIMIAQLVKKGDAEGAYKLFAEMPERNVRSWTSMIGGYAQCGKPKEAIDLFLKMEEAGLLPNEVTVVAVLVACADMGNLVLGRRIHDFSNRSGYEKNIRVCNTLIDMYVKCGCLEDACRIFDNMEERTVVSWSAMIAGLAAHGQAEDALAFFNKMINTGVKPNAVTFIGILHACSHMGMVEKGRKYFASMTRDYGIVPRIEHYGCMVDLFSRAGLLQEAHEFIMNMPIAPNGVVWGALLGGCKVHKNIKLAEEATHHLSKLDPLNDGYYVVLSNIYAEAGRWEDVARVRKLMRDKGVKKTPGWSSIMVEGVVHNFVAGDETHPQTEEIFKTWEKLLERMKLKGYVPNTSVVLLDMEEDQKEKFLYRHSEKLAVVFGLIKTAPGTIIRIMKNLRVCEDCHAALKIISVVSTREIVVRDRNRFHCFKNGSCSCGDYW, encoded by the coding sequence ATGATTTGCTCTCTGTCTCTACTTCACGTACCCCCTCTTCACCACAGAGCCTCTTCCACCCCAAATCCGATGACCCATCTTCTCCACAACTTCACCTCCCCGTTTGAGCTGAAGCAAGTCCATGCCCATCTCCTCAAAACCAATTCACCCCTCTCTTCTCTCCCTCTTTCACGGGTTGCTTCTGTTTGTGCTCTCAATTCCAGTTTCTCTTACGCCAAGTTAATCTTCGACCTTCTGGACGCATCTGAGGTCGCCCTCTGGAACACTTGTTTGAGGTCTTTTGCCGAGGGAGATTCCCCTGTTGATGCCATTTCACTTTTTTATCGCTTGCGTGAGTTTGATATTTGCCCAGATAATTATACTTGCTCGTTTGTTCTTAAAGCGTGTTCTAGGCTGTTGGATGTTAGAAATGGTAGAGTTGTTCATGGGTATGTTGAGAAACTTGGTTTGCAATCGAATATGTTCTTGCAGAACATGATTGTTCATTTGTATGCGTTGTGTGGCGAAATGGGAGTTGCCCGGAAGGTGTTTGATAAAATGCCGCAGAGGGATGTCATAACGTGGAATATTATGATAGCCCAATTGGTTAAAAAGGGTGATGCTGAGGGGGCGTACAAGTTGTTTGCTGAAATGCCCGAGAGGAATGTGAGGTCGTGGACTTCAATGATTGGTGGATATGCCCAATGTGGGAAGCCCAAGGAGGCCATTGATCTATTTTTGAAGATGGAAGAGGCTGGTTTGTTGCCCAATGAAGTAACGGTTGTGGCTGTTCTTGTAGCTTGTGCTGATATGGGCAACTTGGTTTTGGGGAGACGAATACATGATTTCTCTAACCGAAGTGGCTATGAGAAAAATATTCGTGTTTGTAACACTCTGATTGATATGTATGTAAAATGTGGGTGCCTGGAGGATGCTTGTAGGATCTTCGACAACATGGAAGAACGTACTGTTGTTTCATGGTCAGCTATGATTGCAGGACTTGCAGCGCACGGACAGGCTGAGGATGCTCTTGCGTTTTtcaataaaatgataaacaCAGGCGTGAAGCCCAATGCAGTGACTTTCATTGGTATCTTGCATGCCTGCAGCCATATGGGAATGGTAGAGAAAGGTCGTAAATATTTTGCTAGCATGACTAGGGATTATGGGATAGTTCCTAGGATTGAGCATTATGGTTGTATGGTTGATCTTTTCAGCCGAGCAGGCCTGCTGCAAGAGGCTCATGAATTCATCATGAACATGCCTATTGCGCCTAACGGTGTTGTTTGGGGAGCCCTCCTTGGTGGTTGCAAAGTtcacaaaaacataaaattggcTGAAGAAGCCACCCATCACCTCTCCAAATTGGATCCTCTAAATGATGGATACTATGTGGTCTTATCGAACATCTATGCTGAAGCTGGGAGATGGGAGGATGTAGCACGGGTGAGGAAGTTGATGAGAGATAAAGGGGTTAAAAAGACTCCTGGCTGGAGTTCGATCATGGTGGAAGGAGTGGTTCACAATTTTGTTGCTGGGGATGAGACCCATCCTCAAACTGAGGAAATATTCAAGACATGGGAGAAATTGCTCGAGCGAATGAAGCTCAAAGGATATGTGCCCAACACCTCAGTTGTGTTGCTTGACATGGAAGAGGACCAAAAAGAAAAGTTTCTATATCGGCATAGCGAGAAGTTAGCAGTAGTCTTTGGATTAATCAAAACAGCACCTGGAACTATTATCAGGATCATGAAGAATCTACGTGTCTGTGAGGATTGCCATGCTGCTTTGAAGATCATATCAGTTGTCAGTACCAGAGAGATAGTTGTTCGCGATAGAAACCGATTCCATTGTTTCAAAAATGGTTCTTGTTCTTGCGGTGATTACTGGTAG